A genomic window from Pseudomonadota bacterium includes:
- a CDS encoding outer membrane protein assembly factor BamD — protein sequence MPRSFHVFRRFCAIFGTLFLLGACASDDRGGTQIGTDIFLDRAAPELYTEAMNKLLDGDLRSANDAFNEVERQHPYSVWATKAKLMVAYTFYLRNKYDEAINALDRFIQLHPGNPDAPYAYYLKALSYYERISNVRRDQAMTLHAIEAFDVLVRRFPDSKYARDARLKIEFAHNQLAGQEMEVGRYYLRRDNYVAAIKRFRYVVERYQNTAQVAEALHRLTESYVALGLLDEARKTAAVLGYNFPGSPWYQDSYDLLTKKKLQPMVAANPPSDAAKN from the coding sequence ATGCCCAGGTCTTTTCACGTTTTTCGACGGTTTTGTGCGATTTTCGGGACGCTTTTCCTGCTTGGCGCCTGCGCGTCGGACGACAGGGGCGGCACCCAGATCGGCACGGACATCTTCCTCGATCGGGCGGCGCCCGAGCTTTACACAGAAGCCATGAACAAACTCCTTGATGGCGACCTCCGCAGCGCCAACGACGCCTTCAACGAAGTCGAGCGCCAGCACCCTTACTCGGTCTGGGCGACGAAGGCGAAGCTGATGGTGGCCTATACTTTTTACCTGCGAAACAAGTACGACGAGGCAATCAATGCCCTCGATCGCTTTATTCAGCTTCACCCTGGAAACCCGGACGCGCCCTATGCTTATTACCTGAAGGCGCTCAGCTACTATGAACGGATTTCGAACGTCCGCCGCGACCAGGCGATGACCCTCCATGCGATCGAGGCGTTCGACGTGCTCGTGCGACGCTTTCCGGACAGCAAATACGCGCGCGATGCCCGCCTCAAAATCGAGTTCGCCCATAACCAGCTCGCCGGCCAGGAGATGGAGGTCGGCCGTTACTACTTGAGGCGGGACAACTATGTCGCGGCGATCAAGCGGTTTCGATACGTCGTCGAGCGGTACCAGAACACGGCACAAGTGGCCGAAGCGTTGCATCGGCTGACGGAGTCCTATGTCGCCCTTGGCCTCCTCGACGAGGCGCGCAAGACGGCGGCCGTGCTTGGGTACAATTTCCCCGGAAGCCCTTGGTACCAGGACAGTTACGATCTGCTTACCAAGAAAAAGCTGCAGCCCATGGTGGCGGCGAATCCCCCTTCCGACGCAGCGAAAAATTGA
- the lpxC gene encoding UDP-3-O-acyl-N-acetylglucosamine deacetylase: MNTISQKTLRSEISCTGTGLHTGAHVTMTMRPAGPDTGIVFRRTDIAGAGAKLPARWDYVVNTTMGTTLGNVGGIRLATVEHLMAALYGCEIDNAVIDVSGPEVPVMDGSAAPFVFLIECAGIQEQKAARMAIEVIKPILVKDGNRHAALLPSPIFSVECKIHFESQAIARQSCRFHLSNGTFKSNICRARTFGFESEVSKLRAAGLARGGSLKNAVVVSGDKVLNEEGLRYEDEFVRHKALDCIGDLYLAGGPVLGFYRGTYSGHTLNNQLLHKLFSEKDAFRRVPAEKIPHVDAAWEPSLSAMEA, encoded by the coding sequence TTGAACACGATTTCCCAAAAGACCCTTCGCAGCGAAATCTCCTGCACCGGAACCGGCCTCCATACCGGCGCCCACGTCACGATGACGATGCGCCCGGCCGGGCCGGATACCGGCATCGTCTTCCGGCGCACCGATATCGCGGGCGCAGGGGCCAAGCTTCCGGCGCGGTGGGACTACGTCGTCAATACGACGATGGGCACGACGCTTGGCAACGTCGGCGGCATTCGGCTCGCCACCGTCGAACATCTGATGGCGGCCCTCTACGGCTGCGAGATCGACAACGCCGTCATCGACGTTTCGGGACCCGAAGTGCCGGTGATGGACGGCAGCGCCGCCCCCTTCGTCTTCCTGATTGAATGCGCCGGCATCCAGGAGCAGAAAGCGGCGCGGATGGCGATTGAGGTCATCAAGCCGATCCTCGTCAAGGACGGCAACCGACACGCCGCGCTTCTGCCCTCGCCGATCTTCTCCGTCGAGTGCAAAATCCACTTCGAAAGCCAAGCCATTGCCCGCCAGAGTTGCCGTTTCCACCTTTCCAACGGCACCTTCAAGTCGAATATTTGCCGGGCCCGGACGTTCGGTTTCGAGAGCGAGGTCAGCAAGCTCCGTGCGGCCGGACTGGCGCGCGGGGGATCGCTGAAAAATGCCGTCGTCGTCAGCGGCGACAAGGTGCTGAACGAAGAAGGGCTTCGCTACGAAGACGAATTCGTTCGCCATAAAGCCCTCGATTGCATCGGCGACCTGTACCTTGCCGGCGGGCCAGTGCTCGGTTTTTACCGCGGCACCTATTCCGGCCATACGCTGAACAACCAGTTGCTTCACAAATTGTTTTCCGAGAAAGACGCCTTCCGCCGCGTGCCGGCTGAAAAAATTCCCCATGTGGACGCGGCATGGGAACCGTCACTGAGTGCGATGGAAGCCTGA